AGCGAATACGAAGGTTTGACTTGCTACGCTGCCGATGGTTCGATCGAACGTGATGAAGGTGGGAGGATTCGCTTCAGTTGGAAACGAGGACAGCAACCAATCTCGCAAAAGCAGATCGATACGCTGATTCGCGAAGGATTGCTCGAACCGGAAGAAGCACTGTTTGCATTGCGAGACGTCGCCTCAAACAATCCGGTTCGTGTGGCGAATGGGTCGGTTGCCTGGAATCCTTTCTTGAAGCGTTGGACGATGCTCTTCTGCGAGCAAGGCGGTGATAGCTTCTTGGGTGAGGTCTGGTTTGCGACGGCGAATGCACCCGAAGGTCCGTGGGTTCATTGCCGGAAGGTGGCGACTCATGCCAGACCAGGACAGAACATGGACTTCTACAATCCCAAGCAACATCCCGAGTTGATGCGGGATGGCGGACGAACGATTTTCTTTGAAGGAACGTTCGTCAATACATTCTCGGGAACGACGGTTCCCGTTCCCCGGTACAACTACAACCAATTGATGTACCGTCTTGATGTGTCCGATGAACGCATCGAGATGCCGAGTACGCCGCCGGGATTGACCCTCGCACAACCGGCTGAGACGTCTGTATCAGCCGACTGAAACGTCGGTCGAGGTTGCAATCAGGGACGAGGGCCGGGAACCCAGGTCACGCCGAAATGGAATCGGTTGGAGCGGCCTGAACTGTCGAGGTCGACCAATCCAACGCCGTAGTCTCCTCGAGCGATCAGGACGTCGCTGATTTGGAAGCGTGCTCCAACGCCGGTGCTCATTGCAAATTCGTAAGCGTTTTCACCAGCGATTGGATCGACCAAGTAGCCGTTGGCCAGGTCGGCGAATGCGTACGTTCTCAGAATCCGTGGTTGTCGTTCGCATCCCCAGCGTTTCGTACGCGGACCGAACTCGAAGTTCGCGATCCACCCATGATCGGCATTGAACTCACGTTGATCAAAACCACGCAGCGAGTCATAGCCACCGATGCCAAGCATCTCGCTAAATAGCAATCGCTCCGATGCTACCTGGCCGGTCAATCGACTGAGTAATTGGTAGTTGCGTCCCACAAAACGAGATTCTTCTAGACGCAACCGCCCGTAGGCGTAGTCGGGTGAGGTGCCCGGACGGATCGTGTTGAACGCTTCTGAGGAGTGAGGTCCGGACATTCCTCCGCCGGGACCAAAAAAGCTCTCCAATCTGAGAACCGCGTACTCCTCAGGTTGTTCACCCCGGACGATACGATCGAACTTCAGGCTGATTTGGAACAAATCAGCGGCTGAGTCAGAGACTGTGGAACCAGCGAATTCTAAGTTATTGTCCGTGCTCTTGAAGTCGAACCCGAGTTGAAGATTGGCGATGTCTTTTCGAGTTCGAATCAGGTGCCGAGTGATCCCGCCTCCCAACTGCCAGCTCTGGCCGTCTTGATTGAGGCCACCGCCCAACTTTGGCGAAACATTTGCCAAGCTACCGAAAGTGTTCGCGGACCATCTGCGACTGATGGGTTGAGAGTAGCTCAACGAGTGAGCGTGCAAGTATCGGAACTCTTGGTCGGATGTGTATTGGTAGCCTAAGATGCCGCCTTTGCCGAACATGTTGCCCATGGTGAAGCCAGTGTAGAGCCGTCCGTAGTTCAGCGTTTCCACACCAGTGTCATCTGCTCCGACGTATCCGCGGA
Above is a window of Rhodopirellula bahusiensis DNA encoding:
- a CDS encoding ShlB/FhaC/HecB family hemolysin secretion/activation protein, with translation MGQTQHSVSIDRRAVIRAVFTVSMVLFGGVQSSAQNYERYAPRAATEADNLLRQTPPAELPEQDEPDVKGDDRVLVQSWDAVRFVNSADKIIKDKSIDSLEGIHYDFDVCRSVLYGEGTRQIVQRYLGGTITLRKLNLLAKDLILHYRECKFPIVDVQIPEQRITGGTVHLVVIESRVGDIRIQPGCYFDREELSRWIECTRIGDRIYEPPIENDLLWLNQNPFRRVTVDFDKGTQPGTTDVIFESHDVRPIRGYVGADDTGVETLNYGRLYTGFTMGNMFGKGGILGYQYTSDQEFRYLHAHSLSYSQPISRRWSANTFGSLANVSPKLGGGLNQDGQSWQLGGGITRHLIRTRKDIANLQLGFDFKSTDNNLEFAGSTVSDSAADLFQISLKFDRIVRGEQPEEYAVLRLESFFGPGGGMSGPHSSEAFNTIRPGTSPDYAYGRLRLEESRFVGRNYQLLSRLTGQVASERLLFSEMLGIGGYDSLRGFDQREFNADHGWIANFEFGPRTKRWGCERQPRILRTYAFADLANGYLVDPIAGENAYEFAMSTGVGARFQISDVLIARGDYGVGLVDLDSSGRSNRFHFGVTWVPGPRP